One genomic region from Anopheles bellator chromosome 2, idAnoBellAS_SP24_06.2, whole genome shotgun sequence encodes:
- the LOC131211727 gene encoding glutathione S-transferase 1 isoform X2: protein MDFYYLPGSAPCRAVQMTAAAVGVELNLKLTNLMAGEHMKPEFLKMNPQHCIPTIVDKDFSLWESRAIQIYLVEKYGKDDKLYPKDPQKRAVINQRLYFDMGTLYQRFGDYWYPQIFAKQPANAEALKKMDEAVGFLNSFLEGHEYAAGNDLTIADLSLVASIATYEVAGFDFDPYPNVKAWLARCKANAPGYAMNQAGANEFKAKFLS, encoded by the exons ATGGATTTCTACTACTTGCCCGGATCcgcgccgtgccgcgccgTCCAGatgacggccgccgccgtcggtgtggAGCTGAACCTGAAGCTCACCAATCTGATGGCCGGCGAGCACATGAAGCCGGAGTTCCTGAAG ATGAATCCCCAGCACTGCATTCCGACGATCGTCGACAAAGACTTCTCGCTGTGGGAGTCGCGCGCCATACAGATCTATCTGGTGGAGAAGTACGGTAAGGACGACAAGCTGTACCCGAAGGACCCGCAGAAGCGCGCCGTCATCAACCAGCGGCTGTACTTCGACATGGGCACGCTGTACCAGCGCTTCGGAGACTACTGGTACCCGCAGATCTTCGCCAAGCAGCCGGCCAACGCGGAGGCGTTGAAAAAGATGGACGAAGCCGTCGGCTTCCTGAACTCCTTCCTCGAGGGCCACGAGTACGCGGCCGGCAACGATCTGACGATCGCCGACCTGAGCCTGGTGGCGTCGATCGCCACCTACGAAGTGGCCGGGTTCGACTTTGATCCCTATCCGAACGTGAAGGCCTGGCTGGCCCGCTGCAAAGCCAACGCACCCGGATACGCCATGAACCAGGCGGGGGCCAACGAGTTTAAGGCTAAGTTTTTGtcgtaa
- the LOC131207121 gene encoding uncharacterized protein LOC131207121, whose translation MPLLVLLLLFGAALAVPNPAQQQQQQPQQQVTPSHTEKPFQLENPAYDPSLYQKFLPQDAVQQYVHAYTGQPSPATVYGAGGPTFDPATAFAVIPTGGFEGFLIPGPLEKEQPSLLSSMRTLLPSARSLVTFVGRVASVVVGSVGVLLFGTILTSLTCFFTPFCTLSFRNAKFLTGVSGTPLPGGTGGVQELVEAVGEQVTAERVKRAAEFLYTAIDKFQRLNNVVKQATERKANVAAVGSARSYGSVRPRTLITIATRIASLWQRGATLRASKCCAT comes from the exons ATGCCGCTTTtggtactgctgctactgttcgGTGCTGCCCTGGCCGTACCGAACCcagcgcaacagcaacaacagcagccgcaacagcaaGTGACGCCCAGCCACACGGAGAAGCCGTTCCAGCTGGAGAACCCGGCCTACGATCCATCGCTGTACCAGAAGTTCCTGCCCCAGGATGCGGTCCAGCAGTACGTCCACGCGTACACCGGCCAGCCCAGTCCAGCGACCGTTTACGGGGCCGGTGGTCCAACGTTCGATCCGGCGACAGCCTTTGCGGTCATCCCCACCGGTGGCTTCGAGGGATTCCTGATCCCGGGTCCGCTCGAGAAGGAGCAGCCATCGCTGCTGAGCTCGATGAGGACACTGCTGCCCAGCGCGCGATCACTCGTCACCTTCGTTGGCCGCGTGGCTTCGGTCGTAGTCGGTTCCGTCGGGGTGCTGCTGTTCGGAACGATCCTAACCTCGCTCACGTGCTTCTTCACGCCGTTCTGTACGCTGTCCTTCCGGAACGCCAAGTTTCTCACGGGGGTCTCCGGGACGCCACTGCCCGGTGGAACGGGGGGAGTCCAGGAGCTGGTGGAGGCGGTCGGCGAACAGGTGACGGCGGAGCGTGTCAAGCGAGCGGCCGAGTTCCTGTACACGGCCATCGATAAGTTCCAGCGGCTGAACAACGTCGTCAAGCAGGCCACCGAGCGGAAGGCGAACGTGG CTGCCGTCGGAAGTGCGCGCAGCTATGGCTCGGTCCGGCCGCGTACATTAATCACGATTGCCACCCGAATTGCAAGTTTGTGGCAACGGGGCGCGACACTGCGTGCGTCCAAGTGCTGCGCGACATAG
- the LOC131211727 gene encoding glutathione S-transferase 1 isoform X1 — MDFYYLPGSAPCRAVQMTAAAVGVELNLKLTNLMAGEHMKPEFLKVNPQHCIPTLVDNGFALWESRAISTYLAEKYGKTDALYPKDPQKRAVVNQRLFFDMGTLYQRFADYYYPQVFAKQPANPENEKKMQDAVDFLNIFLEGQKYVAGGDHYTIADLSILATVSTYDVAGFDLAKYPHVKSWYDNIRKEAPGVDINEAGLAEFKKYFDK; from the exons ATGGATTTCTACTACTTGCCCGGATCcgcgccgtgccgcgccgTCCAGatgacggccgccgccgtcggtgtggAGCTGAACCTGAAGCTCACCAATCTGATGGCCGGCGAGCACATGAAGCCGGAGTTCCTGAAG GTGAACCCACAGCATTGCATTCCGACGCTCGTCGATAACGGATTCGCGCTGTGGGAGTCGCGTGCGATCTCCACCTATCTGGCGGAGAAGTACGGCAAGACCGACGCGCTCTACCCGAAGGACCCGCAGAAGCGCGCCGTCGTCAACCAGCGGCTGTTCTTCGACATGGGCACGCTGTACCAGCGCTTTGCCGACTACTACTACCCGCAGGTCTTTGCCAAGCAGCCGGCCAATCCGGAgaacgagaagaaaatgcAGGACGCGGTCGACTTCCTGAACATCTTCCTCGAGGGGCAAAAGTACGTGGCCGGCGGTGACCACTACACCATTGCCGATCTGAGCATCCTGGCCACCGTCTCGACCTACGATGTGGCCGGCTTCGATCTGGCCAAGTACCCGCACGTCAAGTCGTGGTACGATAACATCCGCAAGGAAGCACCCGGGGTCGACATCAACGAGGCCGGGCTCGCCGAGTTCAAGAAGTACTTTGACAAGTGA
- the LOC131211348 gene encoding glutathione S-transferase 1-like codes for MDFCPFAQINLNPQHCVPTLVDGGFALWESRAIMCYLVERYGQRSTHGGLYPRDDPQRCAVVNQRLFFDMGTLYQRFGDYYYPQIFEGAPAVEADYKKIAEALGFLEAFLDGGAQFVAGGDCLTLADISIYATLTTFEVAGYDFGDYSNVSRWYKRMAEAIPGAETNRSWAEAARPFFDKVKH; via the exons ATGGATTTTTGCCCGTTTGCCCAAATTAAT CTCAATCCGCAGCACTGCGTTCCGACGCTGGTGGACGGCGGGTTTGCGCTGTGGGAATCGCGTGCCATCATGTGCTATCTGGTGGAGCGCTATGGCCAGCGATCGACCCATGGCGGTCTGTACCCGCGGGACGATCCGCAGCGCTGTGCGGTCGTGAATCAGCGGCTCTTCTTCGACATGGGAACGCTCTATCAGCGCTTCGGCGATTATTACTATCCGCAAATCTTCGAAGGTGCGCCCGCCGTCGAAGCTGACTACAAGAAGATTGCGGAAGCTCTCGGCTTTCTGGAGGCTTTCCTCGACGGTGGCGCACAGTTCGTGGCCGGGGGTGATTGCCTGACGCTGGCCGATATCAGCATCTACGCTACGCTGACCACCTTCGAGGTGGCCGGGTACGACTTTGGGGACTATTCGAACGTTTCGCGGTGGTACAAACGCATGGCCGAGGCCATCCCGGGCGCGGAAACGAACCGTAGCTGGGCGGAAGCGGCGCGTCCTTTCTTCGACAAAGTAAAGCACTGA
- the LOC131210627 gene encoding myosin regulatory light chain sqh: MDFLKDLNQPKVYELKKAFCLFDLDGDGVISEQDLRNTFLTLGVDKSDFDIDQMFDGVVQPLNLDVFLLLILQRANGLAPQDVMLSAFRMWDKANVGYIDKERFINDITTFGDRFTLGEAREALEDAVISRGPQLNADGQLMEKLDYMDFAESISGFQKTDHK; encoded by the exons ATGGATTTTCTTAAGGATCTCAACCAACCGAAGGTGTACGAGCTGAAGAAAGCGTTCTGTCTGTTCGACCTCGACGGGGACGGTGTGATCAGCGAACAGGACTTGAGGAACACCTTCCTGACGCTCGGTGTAGACAAGTCCGACTTCGACATCGATCAGATGTTCGACGGG GTAGTGCAGCCACTGAACTTGGACGTGTTCCTGCTGCTAATCCTCCAGCGGGCGAACGGGCTGGCCCCGCAGGACGTTATGCTCAGTGCATTCCGGATGTGGGACAAGGCCAACGTCGGCTACATCGACAAAGAGCG GTTTATTAACGACATCACAACGTTTGGCGATCGTTTCACGCTGGGAGAGGCTCGGGAAGCGCTCGAGGATGCGGTCATCAGTCGCGGACCGCAGCTGAACGCCGACGGCCAGTTGATGGAGAAGCTCGATTACATGGACTTTGCAGAGAGCATTTCCGGTTTCCAGAAGACGGATCACAAGTGA
- the LOC131209651 gene encoding glutathione S-transferase D7 — MTTVLYYLPPSPPCRSVLLLAKMIGVELELKVLNVLEGEQLKPDFVELNPQHCIPTLDDHGLVLWESRVILTYLVSVYGKDESLYPKDFRSRAIVDQRLHFDLGTLYQRVVDYYFPTIQLGALLDQTKKAKLAEALGWFDAMLKQYQWSAANHFTIADIALAVTVSQIEAFQFDLHPYPRVRAWLQKCKDELEAHGYEEINQSGANTLAGLFRSKLKQ, encoded by the exons ATGACCACGGTGCTGTACTAtctgccaccgtcgccaccctgccggtcggtgctgctgctggcgaagatGATCGGGGTCGAGCTGGAGCTGAAGGTCCTGAACGTGCTGGAGGGCGAGCAGCTGAAGCCCGACTTCGTGGAACTCAACCCGCAGCACTGCATCCCGACGCTGGACGATCACGGCCTGGTGCTGTGGGAAAG CCGAGTTATTCTAACGTATCTGGTGTCGGTctacggaaaggatgaaagTCTCTACCCGAAGGACTTCCGATCTCGGGCGATTGTCGATCAACGGCTGCACTTCGACCTCGGGACACTCTACCAGCGTGTTGTGGATTACTAT TTCCCTACCATCCAGCTCGGGGCGTTACTGGACCAAACGAAAAAGGCGAAGCTGGCCGAGGCTCTCGGGTGGTTCGACGCCATGCTCAAGCAGTACCAGTGGTCGGCGGCGAACCACTTCACGATAGCAGACATCGCCCTCGCCGTGACCGTGTCCCAGATCGAGGCGTTTCAGTTCGATCTGCATCCGTACCCGCGCGTCCGGGCCTGGCTGCAGAAGTGTAAGGATGAACTGGAGGCGCACGGTTACGAGGAGATCAACCAGTCCGGTGCCAACACGCTGGCCGGACTGTTTCGGTCCAAGCTGAAGCAGTAG